Below is a window of Apodemus sylvaticus chromosome 5, mApoSyl1.1, whole genome shotgun sequence DNA.
TATTTGCCTTATCAAGAGTACATTCATAATACAAATTGTTCAAATGAACCctatgaagaaaatatttgtgcTCTTTGCCATAATAAAATTTCCATAGAAAGTGAATCTAAACAAAAATAAGTATGGTTAATATTCTGCTGCAAATATTTACTATAGTATTATGGATATTGGGAAGAATACAAACAATCTTAAATAGCTGATTATGTAACAGTATTATAATAACAGGACTTAATTTACAAGTATTTTAGAAGATATTTTTCAGCTACAATAATGCTAAATGAGAATTCCTTCCCTCAGTGCCCATCACTTTGGACTCAGCACCATTCCATCCCAAAAGCTAATAGCCAGACTCTATTTCTCATCCACTTTCATTGTTGTGAACCATAGATTCTTCATGGCTTTCTTCACTTCTGCATTTCTCAGGGAATAGATGAGAGGATTGAGCAGGGGAGTTATCACTGTGTAGAACACAGCTATCATCTTGTCTACAGGTAGGGTATCAGAAGGCCTCAAATAGATGAAGACACACGGACCAAAGAACAATATAACCACAGTGACATGGGACCCGCAGGTGGACAGAGCTTTGCGTCGTCCCTCAGAGCTCTGATTTCTTAGATGGAACAAGATGACCACATAGGATGCTAAGAGGACGACAAAACTGATCAAAGACAGCATTCCCCCATTGGCAACAATGAGCAGACCAATGAGGAAGGTGTCTGAGCAGGCAAGTTTAAGCAAAGGAAGCACATCACAGAAATAATGGTCAATGGCATTGGGGCCACAGAAGGGCAAAGGGCGAATGagaaggatctgggaaagggaatgCACAAAGCCTCCTATCCATGCTGTTCCTACAAGGACTGTACACACCCTTCGGTTCATGATGCTGGTGTAGTGCAGGGgcttgcagatggccacatagcggtcataggccatcactgTCAACAAGAAAATCTCAGCGCCACCAAAGAAGTGGACAAAGAAAAGCTGTGCCATGCAGCCCCATACAGATATGGATTTCTTTTCAGCTAGGAGATCCAAGATGAGTTTGGGGGCAGTCGTGGAAGAGTAGCAGATCTCCACAAAGGAGAGGgagctgaggaagaagtacatgggggatCCAAGATTTCTGCTGACTGCCACAGTGACCACCATGAGAAGATTCCCAAGTACAATGGCCATGTACAAGAGCAGGAATATCACAAAGCAGACTCTCTGCACCTCTGGATTGGAAGAGAGTCCCAGAAAAATGAACTCAGTCACATTGTGCATGTCAGCCATGAGGGAGCAAGTTGGGTGCTGTGATCTGAAATGATACAAAAGACTTCATGAAATAGATAGTTtaagctctcttgctctcttgcctttTTGCTCTCACTCTGtcccctcaccccttcccccactctccccattccccactccctctctccatgtgctcatggctagcctctactcctctactcctctgcgctctctctctctctctctctctctctctctctctctctctctctctctctctctctctctctctctctctttctctctcccctaccttctcagctcccctccccatggccttaataaactatttaaaaaaagaaatagataatgtaaataaaatattttgtaggaAACCTTGAACGAAGTATTAAAAGATAAGGAGTtaataattaaaatcaaaacatatcaaaaagacagagaaagctgAGTGTGTTGTGTATGGCTGTAATTGTGgagaaaataattaaacataaaGCTGAAGACAAAGAATACCCCTGATATATGAAGGTGAGTTAGGGACTTTGAACTTTACCTACAGTCAAGGAGGAATCATCAAGAATGTCTCAGCCTATGATCAAATGACCTTGTTGCAGAGAGTGGAGTCAAAGAGGGATAACCACTCATAAACTCAAAACAATCCACTCATTGTTCACCATGGGGCAGCCAGGAAAATATTGTCATATTCAAGTTGGATAATTTTTTTTACGCTTTTGAAATCTTTACTGTGCTTTCCACTAAAGATTTCCTTCTTTGCCTTTCTCTTGGCTTGTTTTCCTATATTGTATTACAGGGGGTGGTCCTTAACCTCTCACATATGCATTAGAGCCTTCAGAAGATAGGTTCATGATACACCTCCCTTGATATTCCACACCCCTTAAGAGAACCACAAGCCTGTACACAGTCATAGTCTGTGAccctcattctctttctcctccaaATTCTTGCTGTCTATAGTCATCTACTTGCCGACACCATCATACATAGTTAAGCCCACTCTCAGTTTTCCCCTTTGCTTTGATGGCATGGTAATTTCCTCCAAGCTTATGCCTCGAGTGTCAATAATCCGTCATCCTTTTAAAGTGCCCATGCATGCTCTGCGTCATCCTTACCTAGAGACATCTATCTATCTCCTCAGGAAATCATCCAGACTACCACTGCCACTGACTGACTTGAAAACTATTCTAGTACATGCTAGACGGTTCTAAAGTAGTTGAGGACTGTTTGTATCCACAGAGCCTCTTCTATAGCAAGACTCCAGAGCACCGGAGAGTAAGATCCAGATGACTTCCATTTGTATCACATAGTTCCCTTTCCTTCAAGGCTCAGACTAGTGAGATGTTTTACTTTCCTAGAGGCTAAAAGGGACACACTagtaaaaacacagaaacaaaaggaaggtgAAGACCAAAAATCATTTATGAAGAAAGATACTACTCACAAGCTGGACGCCTGTCCTCACACATTCAGATTTTTCTATGGTGGCAATTCTGTGATTTCTAGGAAGTTCTTTAACTTCTTAGAGACTAATATTCTGTAATACAATATAGAAAACATGTACTTCAGGAATTGAGACCCTAAGTCTCTATCCAGCCTGGTACAAGTTAAGTTCTCTTCATCTGACTCCTTGTGTTTATCTCAGAGATAGGCACTTTACAACCTCCCACATCCATAAGTTGTCATAGCCAGTGATCCCTCTTACTTCATGATATTTTGGAATCACAGCACTTACCACACTGAATAACAACTATCTATTCAGTCATCTGTCTAAGCTATAGTGTGAGCTTCCTTAAGGCATAGGCTCCTTTCTCACCAATTCCCAGCTAGTACTTTATGTATCACATGTGGCACCACCCCCTTTTCTTTCAAAGTACACTCAGTCATCACATATTAAAGAAGCCCTGAAGACAAAACTAAGGCCACAGCAGAGTTCATGTGAGTTTGCTAATCTGAACATACAGATACAACAACAGTCTCTGGACTCTTGCTGTCTCTCTTTGAGCCAATGGAGGAGCACTAAGCCAACGATGGTCTTCCCCTGCCGCCCTGCCATAGCAGGATAGATCTTCTCCCCCTTACAGTTTTAGATCTAGGACCTCAAATCTACCTGatttttaagtaaaagaaaagcAGACTTGCCTCCCAGATGTGCCATAGAAATCCGAGCACTCAGACAGCTCAGCCTTAAATTCATGCTGCCTAGATGACATCTAGGGAAAGGACATGATCAGATGAGAGGAAGGAGCTCCCCAGAGAGCTGAAGTCTTTCCCCTTCCTAATAATGCCTAATAATGCCTCATGGGAGGACTCATGAAGCAGGACTTCAAAATCCTCTATaggaaacaatattaaaagtcaGAAATAAATGCAAATCGGTTGAACTCACCTGGTGTTCACAGAACACCTGTTAACAGATGACCTATTCATCATAAATTTAATCTGCTGGCTTCACATAAAATGACACTACTGACAAGCACTGCCCAAGGATTAGGAAATATTCatgtcaaaaattttaaaaggacatCTCATTGTCTATGGTGAAAACAATatgacaaacaaacagacaaaatagTATAAAGCAGGGACAGTCAGCCAGGAGTAGCTTTGCCTCAAGGAAGATCTGGTTCTGTCTAAAGCCACTTTCTCATTGTTCTACCTGGTTGAGAAGAAAAATTCCAATGACATTATGAAAGTAttgccaaccaataaccagcccaacttgacaCCCATCCAATGGGCAAGcacaaatccctgacactattaatgatactctgttaagTTTGTacacaggagtctagcatgaatgtcctctgagaggctccactcagcagctgactcagacagatgcagaaacccacagccaaatggTAGATGCAGCTTGGGGACTCATGGAAGGATTGCAGCTGGGAAGGGGATAGGAATTCTACAGGAAGGCCAACAAATTCAACTAAACTGGTCCTTGGAACTCTCAGAGaatgaactaccaaccaaagcatatacatgggctggacctagaacTCCCCATGTGCAGCTTTGTCTTTATGTGGGgccaaacaactggagtgggagcaatttcaaaagctgttgcctgtccataggatatgttcttctagctgcctgccttgtctagcctcagtgggagaggatgcacctagcctcccagagacttgatgtgccagaatGAAGGTATACCTAGCAGGACCCCACCcactcaaaggaaaagaaaaggggagatgtatatataccacattttttgcatgtaccactcttctgttgagggacacctgggttctttccagattctggcaattataaatagggatgctatgaacatagtggaacatgtatccttattacatgttggggaatcttctgggtatatgcccaggagtggttggtatagcaggatcttctggaagtgaggtgcccagttttctgaggaaccaccacactgatttccagagtggttgtatcaatttgcaaccccaccagcagtggaggagtgttcctctttctccacatcctcgccaacatctgctgtctccagaatttttaatcttagccattctgactggggtaaggtgaaatctcagggttgttttgatttgcatttccctaatgactaatgaagttgagcattttttaagatgcttctccgccatccgaagttcttcaggtgaaaattctgtttaactctgtactccattttttaatagggttatttggttttctggagtctaacttcttgagttctttatatatcttggatattaaccctctatctgatgtagggttggtgaagatcttttcccaatttgttggttgctgatttgcccttttgatggtgtcctttgccttacagaaactttgtaactttatgaggtcccatttgtctattcttgatattagagcataagctattggtgttctgttcaagaactttccccctgtaccgacgtcctcaagggtcttcccccgtttcttttctattagcttcagagtgtctggctttatgtggaggtccttgatccatttggagttgagcttagtacaaggagacaaggatggatcaattcacattcttctgcatgctgacctccagttgaaccagcaccatttgttgaaaaggctatcttttttccactagatgttttcagcccctttgttgaggatcaagtggccataggtgtgtgagttcatttctggatcttcaatcctgttccattgatctgcctgcctgtcactgtaccaataccatgcagtttttaacaatattgctctgtagtatcgcttgaggtcagggatactgatagccccagaatttcttttattgttgagaatagttttagctatcctgggttttttgctattccagatgaatttgaggattgctctttctatatctgtgaagaattgagttgggattttgatgggtattgcgttgaatctgtatattgcttttggcaaaatggccattttaactacattaatcctgccgatccatgagcatgggagatttttccattttttgaggtcttcttccacttccttcttcagagtcttgaagttcttgtcatacagatctttcacatgtttggtaagagtcaccccaaggtactttatactgtttgtggctattgtgaagggtgtcatttccctaatttctttctcagcctgcttatcctttgagtataggaaggctactgatttgcttgagttgattttataacctgacactttgctgaagttgtttaccagctgtaagagttctctagtggagtttttgggtcacttaggtagactatcatatcatctgcaaataatgatagtttgacttcttcctttccaatttgtatccctttgacctccttatgtagtctaattgcccaagctagccattaaaaacaatgaattcatgaaattcttaggcaaatggatggagctggagaacatcatactaagtgaggtaacctagactcaaaagatgaataataagtggatatcaacttagaaaactggaataccaaaaacataatccacatatcaaatgaggtacaagaagaatggaggagtggtccctagttctggaaagactcagtgaagcagtatagggcaaaaccaaaacagggaagtgggaagggttgggtggaaaaacggggagggaagggggctgatgggactttctgggagtgggggtctagaaaaggggaaatcatttgaaatgtaaataaaaatatatcgaataaaaaaaagaaaaaagaaagaaaaggggagatgGGGTAAAGAttatgggagggggtgactgggggCAGGGAGTAggatgtaagctgaataaattaaaataaattaattttgtcaaaagaaAATAGAGGCCAAGGATAGAGAAACATCTTACAAGGCACAAAACACACTTTCACATAACAAAGATTAGCCCAAACTGAAGAGGACATAGATCTGTCATTGAGATATCTTAATATAGAGAAAATTTAATTTGCTCAGAACTAATAATCATTGTTGAACTAATAATCTATCATTTTGGTAGATTGAATAAGAGCTTATGCAATACTCCTTGGGTGTGCCAACATGTACCTGAAGTTTCCTGTGATCAAATATCTTAAAGATGGTATaaaagcatgtttttaaaaaaaatatcctttATGTAATTCCAACTAATAAAGACTCAACCTTGAATAAAGATTAAACAAATGTGCATTAAATTCAAAcaaatttttaataagaaaaccaTAAAAAGCTATTAAGATTTAAGAAAAAGGTTGAAACTTCCTTTGGCATGTTCAACTCCTGAATCAAAGCAAGGAATCACAAGAATGAGTAGAGTTGGAGGGGTAGATCAtggtaaaagcactgactgctcttccagaagatccaggtttgattcctggcaGAGTGCAGCTAATGTCCATCTTTaactagttccagggaatctgatgcatCTCTTCTggtctttggtttggtttggcttgacTTTGGTAACTTGGCttagtttggtttagtttttggtttGGGGATTTGGAATTTTAGGCTTTTTTGAcccagggtctctctacatagccatagctgtcctagaattcactatgtagaccatgctggagtgaactcacagaaatccaccttcctctgcctacagagttctaggattaaagttATCCACACTTTATAggtatagcttctgacattactactTGACATAATTTCATGTAAAACTCCTTGATCATCTGGCTCTAACAATCTTTTAGAATCCTCTTTTGCAATCTATCCAGAGCCTTGGGTGCAGAAGAATTCAATTGATATAGCCATTGTGATTGGGCTCCACAGCTGCACTTTCGTAGGTGGTGGTTTTCTGTAGTactctgtctgttgcaaagagaagtgtCCTTGATGATGGATGAAGGCTATAACTGACTGTTAGtttaaggacaaatatttatatattgttgtTAGAAAATGTGCTAGTTTAGTATATTAGTGGCTGAAGACTCTCCTCCATTTACCATTATTTTATTAGCACTGAGTAGTTAACTAGGCTTCCATTCCAGGAATGGTTTCTCTCTTGTTGATCAAATCTTACAGCTAATAAGAGGGATGTTGGTTACTAGCAATTTATTCATGCTGTTACTATACCTTCAGGCTTATCATGCCATGCTCCTCAGTGATGTGGTGCAGAGGCATCCTAGCTGGGTAGAactgttggttggttgctttccTCCCTTAGAAGTCAGCATGGTATGTTCTGGTACCAAATCTAGTCCTCAGGAAAGTGACATTCAGGTAAGTCCCAGCTCATGGGTGTCTGAGTCCCGTGTATGAAGAGCACGAaatcttcagcaatagagacttACCTTCTACTGGTGGGAAAAACAAGGGCAATAGCAATGTACTGTCTGTTTGGGGGAATCTCTTGGAATGCCCTggtcaacaactcaaaagagggctTCCCGTGTCTGGTGTTTAGTGGGGAGAGGGTTGTTAGGTGGTCTTTGGAATCTTGAAGAGAACATCATCTGCTCAGATGAGAgctttttctgttatttatttatttttattattaattaattaattaattaattttttccactccatattttatttcctcccacccgctgtccaccctctgactgtgaCACATCCTGTACCTCATCCACACAGCCCTGTCTctacgtggatgtccccacccctcaccccacctgacctctaaacttcctctggcctccagtctcttgaggtttaggttcattatctctgaatgaacacagacccagaagttctctactgtatgtgtattgggggcctcatgtctACACAAGCTCTGTGtcgcctgtttggtggtccagtgtttgatagatctcaggggtcctgatTAAATGATGTTGCTGGACAGGattgctcttctcctcagcttctttcagccttccctaattcaacaacaggggtcagctgcttctttccattggttgggtgcaaatatctgcatctatctctttcagctgcttattggatcttctggagtgcagtcatgctaggccctTTTtggtgagtgctccatagcctcagtaatagtatcaggacTTAgaggggcctccccttgagctggatcccactttgggtgtgtcgctggaccttcttttcctcaggctcctctccatttccatccctgtaattctttcatagAGGCACAATTATGGactctttctgattttttaagtAGTCACTTAGAGGAatagtctggtggttcttcagaaaaatggacatagtctgtggacccagttataccactcctgagcatatacccaaaagataccccaacatacaaaaggatatatattctattatattcacagcagccttatttataatagtcataatctggaaacaacccagatgtccctcaacagaggaatgaatacagaaaatgtggtacatttacacaatggagtactacttatcaattaagaacaatgaaattgtgaaatttgtaggcaaatgggtggaactagaaaatatcatcctgagtgaggtaacccagtcacaaaagaacgcacatggcatgtgctcactgataagtggatattagacacaAACCTCAGAATATGCATGATATaattcacaaaccatatgaagctcaagaagaaggaaaaacaaagtgtgggtacttcagtcctacttagaagggggaaccaaatactcacaggaggtagagggtgagAGTGActtggaaagaagagaagagggggataaaggggagcaggatcaggtatgggaggagacaagAGTGATGTACACAGagtcaggaaactgaacagaggtgtgtagcaatgggggatagggaactgagggtagccaccagaaagtcccagattccaAAAAGTAAGAGGCTCCGAAGGCCCAACATGGAGGACATTAGCTGGAATACCcaacagaagagaggaagaacCTATAGAAACAATATCCAAAGGTTAGGCATGGCTCCCAGTtaagggatgggaccacccactcAATCTCCAAAATTTTATCCCAGAAtcactcctgtctaaaggaaatatggagacaaagattggagcagagactgaaggaaaggccatccaggagctgccccacctgggggatccatcccatatgcagacaccagacccagacactattgctgatgcaaagaagtacttgcagacaggagcctgacatagctgtctcctgagagactgccaaagcctgaccaatacagatgtggatgctttcagccaaccattggactgagcatgaggagttaggagaaggactaaAGGAATTGAAGGTGTTTGtaaccccatatgaagaacaacaatatcaaccaaggagaacccccccccccccccgcagagctcccagggactaatacaccaaccaaagagtacaaatggagggacccatggctctagccccatatgcagcagagaatggctttgTGGGACATAAATAGgaagagagacccttggacctgtgacggttcaatgccccagtatagaggaatgttagggaggagaggtgggagtgggtgggtgggtggggaagcaccctcatacaaacagggggagggaggatgggagagggatTTTggagggaaaccagaaaaggtgataacatttaaaatgtaaataaataagatatccaatattaaaaaacaaaacacaaaaaattttccagaaagattttatttctctcttgatttttttctttaacccaTTTATTATTCAGTAGTAAGCTGTTTAACTTCCATGACTTTGTGTATTTTACTAGAGGTTGCTTTGCTGTTGATTTACTGTGGTCGGATAGGATACAACCAACGGTTTAAATCTTTAtgtcccagattttttttttttttttttttttttttttggtgcttggTTGAAATATTCTGCAGATATCTAAGAGCATTTGGTATAAGATGTCAGTTAATTCTGGTGTGTCCAGATGACCTGTCTTTTAGGAAAACTGGGATATTGAAAACACCTTCTGTTGATGGATTAATGTTAACATGTGTCTTTAAATCTACTAGTGTAATTTTAACAAAATTGGGAACCCCAGAGTTTGGGTGTATATACATTTAGTATACTAGTGTTTTCTTGGTTAACTGTTGTCTTGATTGGAATGAAGTGTCTTTAttctcttttgattagttttagtTGGAAGTCCATTTTGTCATATTCTGGGATAGCAAACCCTGCTTGTTCTTGAGTCTCATTTGAGCTGAGTACTTTCATCtatccttttattctaaggttgTGTCTATCCTTAAAACAAAGGTTCATTCGTTGTAAGCAACAGATGAATAGATTTTGTTTCTCAATTCATTTGGTCAGTCTGTGTCTTTTGATTAGAGAATTGAAGCCCACAATATTTGTGattatttgaatgagaatgatgtCCATtgcctcatatatttgaatatttagtcaCCTGGGAGTACAACTGTTTAAGAAGGATTATAAGGCATatccttgttggaataggtgtggtcttCTTAAAGGAGATGTGTCACATAGAATAGACTATGAGGTTCCCAGAGCTAATACCATACCAAGTTTGTTTTTCTGCCAGCTGCTAATGCCAAAAATATACATTACCTATTTCTCTCACTCTGGGCAGAAATAAATGTCAAGAACTTTCATAAATTTCATCAttcttgttttaatttacatGTCATAATTAATATTACTATTTATGAATttgtgttggggtgtgtgtgtgcaggcacaaaCTTCAGAGAGGGCAACCATGTATCCTGTCCTATCCCTTTCCACCATGTTACACTAAAACAGAGTCTCCTCTGAATCTGGAACTAGTCTAGAGGCCAGCAAATCCAAAAAtcctttgtctctgcttcctcctcatcctccccaactctggggttacaggtgttcACACAACCATGCCCAGCTGTTTGACATGAGTACTGAGAATtcactcaggtcttcatgcttgtggaCTTTGTCAAGAGTACTTCATGCAAGTACTTTTGTCCACTTTGCCACTGCCCAGCCTTTAATTCACATTGGTTTAACTATTACTTATAGTTAATAATGAAGAGCAGcttatgtttgtttttctatgtaaTTTCTTATCTCCTTGGGAAATTGTTAACACTGTTGAAATTAGAGTATGCTCAGTATTGCCCAAGCTCAGCCTCAGATGACAATCTTGAAGTTTCTTACCAAACATCTGTGGGAACtgtgaaaaaacattttttaccattagcatatttgtgtttttatactTGATGAAATAGTCAGCACCTTCATAAGCAttacattataataaaataataatagataaatataCAGATTGAGAGATTTGCATATCTACATGATTTTGCTACATATTCATAAGGAAGAAATAGGAAATATCATATTTAT
It encodes the following:
- the LOC127684441 gene encoding olfactory receptor 4X2-like, with amino-acid sequence MADMHNVTEFIFLGLSSNPEVQRVCFVIFLLLYMAIVLGNLLMVVTVAVSRNLGSPMYFFLSSLSFVEICYSSTTAPKLILDLLAEKKSISVWGCMAQLFFVHFFGGAEIFLLTVMAYDRYVAICKPLHYTSIMNRRVCTVLVGTAWIGGFVHSLSQILLIRPLPFCGPNAIDHYFCDVLPLLKLACSDTFLIGLLIVANGGMLSLISFVVLLASYVVILFHLRNQSSEGRRKALSTCGSHVTVVILFFGPCVFIYLRPSDTLPVDKMIAVFYTVITPLLNPLIYSLRNAEVKKAMKNLWFTTMKVDEK